From one Mycolicibacterium sp. HK-90 genomic stretch:
- a CDS encoding DUF4185 domain-containing protein: protein MLAVAAWQAPTAHAEPWFPDPVLPPLAPGQVLRVGPSAGTGTPTADYGIGATDLCEFMEFPSRVLQVCGDSFAGQAVGFGGWYSPVALHVDADSIDDPAGVRYRGVSGVDKPLLADQAPPGSSQLPAGVVSINRENYMMITTTYNLKPHSSRLVKADAAKPNWPTVPGSVRDAKYQGGAQSQISGYYDPIPAPDSPSGWVYILANNFDRSSPTFLYRATPQTFTDRAGWQGWSSTAGWGKPPTPLFPDRVGEVSIRQIDGKAVLSYFNAGNGNMEMRVADGPTGLGEAPVTTVVFASAWPDPVDSLPPPEVNQLAQPYGGYISPGSTLDKVLVFVSQWNTMARGGTPYRVIQFAVNPIKPWDQ from the coding sequence GTGCTTGCCGTGGCCGCGTGGCAGGCGCCCACCGCACACGCCGAGCCGTGGTTTCCCGATCCTGTGCTGCCCCCACTGGCGCCCGGTCAGGTGTTGCGGGTCGGACCGAGTGCCGGAACCGGTACTCCCACCGCCGATTACGGGATCGGCGCCACCGATCTGTGTGAGTTCATGGAATTTCCCAGCCGGGTGCTCCAGGTCTGCGGCGACAGTTTCGCCGGGCAGGCGGTGGGTTTCGGTGGGTGGTATTCGCCGGTGGCTCTGCACGTCGACGCCGATTCGATCGACGATCCGGCCGGCGTGCGCTACCGGGGCGTGAGCGGAGTGGACAAGCCCCTGCTGGCCGACCAGGCACCGCCGGGCTCCTCCCAGTTGCCCGCCGGTGTGGTGTCCATCAACCGCGAGAACTACATGATGATCACCACCACCTACAACCTCAAGCCGCACAGTTCCCGCTTGGTGAAAGCCGATGCGGCCAAGCCGAATTGGCCGACGGTACCGGGTTCGGTACGGGACGCGAAGTACCAGGGCGGCGCACAGTCGCAGATCAGCGGTTACTACGACCCGATCCCCGCGCCGGATTCGCCCAGCGGCTGGGTGTACATCCTGGCCAACAATTTCGACCGGAGCAGCCCGACGTTCCTGTACCGGGCCACCCCGCAGACCTTCACCGATCGGGCCGGCTGGCAGGGTTGGTCGAGCACCGCCGGCTGGGGCAAGCCACCGACCCCGTTGTTCCCCGATCGCGTGGGGGAGGTGAGCATTCGGCAGATCGACGGGAAAGCCGTGCTGTCGTACTTCAATGCCGGCAACGGGAACATGGAGATGCGGGTCGCCGACGGCCCGACGGGGCTGGGGGAGGCCCCGGTCACCACGGTCGTGTTCGCCAGCGCCTGGCCGGATCCCGTCGACTCGTTGCCGCCGCCGGAGGTCAATCAACTGGCGCAGCCCTACGGCGGCTACATCTCACCGGGATCCACCCTGGACAAGGTGCTGGTGTTCGTCAGCCAGTGGAACACCATGGCCCGCGGCGGCACGCCATATCGGGTGATCCAGTTCGCGGTCAACCCGATCAAACCCTGGGACCAGTGA
- the egtB gene encoding ergothioneine biosynthesis protein EgtB, translating into MTTRETLAQQLTRARERTLRLVDFDDAELHRQYSPLMSPLVWDLAHIGQQEELWLLRGGDPDRPGMLAPDVDRLYDAFVHSRSSRVDLPLLPPTDARSYCATVRSRALDALDALDADDSAFNFGLIVSHENQHDETMLQALNLRSGPPLLDGGSALPPGRPGLAGTSVLIPGGPFVLGVDELAEPHSLDNERPAHEVDVASFRIGRVPVTNAEWREFIDDGGYRQSRWWSERGWAHRQEAGLTAPEFWGPDGTRTRFGHIETVPADEPVQHVTFFEAEAYAAWAGARLPTEIEWEKACAWDPAAGVRRRFPWGTSEPTEALANLGGEARRPAPVGAYPAGASAYGVEQMLGDVWEWTTSPLRPWPGFTPMVYDRYTEPFFDGDYRVLRGGSWAVSADILRPSFRNWDHPIRRQIFSGVRLAWDA; encoded by the coding sequence TTGACCACACGAGAGACGCTGGCGCAGCAGCTCACCCGGGCGCGGGAGCGCACACTGCGCCTGGTCGACTTCGACGACGCTGAACTGCACCGTCAGTACAGCCCGTTGATGAGCCCGCTGGTCTGGGATCTCGCCCACATCGGTCAGCAGGAGGAGCTGTGGCTGTTGCGGGGCGGCGATCCGGACCGGCCGGGAATGCTGGCCCCGGACGTCGACCGGCTCTACGACGCCTTCGTACACTCGCGCTCCAGTCGCGTCGACCTGCCGCTGTTGCCGCCCACCGATGCGCGCAGCTACTGCGCGACAGTGCGGTCCCGCGCGCTCGATGCCCTCGACGCTCTCGACGCCGATGATTCTGCGTTCAACTTCGGCCTGATCGTCAGTCACGAGAACCAACACGACGAGACCATGCTGCAGGCGCTGAACCTGCGGTCCGGGCCGCCGCTGCTCGACGGCGGGTCGGCGCTGCCCCCCGGACGGCCCGGGCTTGCCGGCACCTCGGTGCTGATTCCGGGCGGGCCGTTTGTGCTCGGGGTGGACGAACTGGCCGAACCGCATTCGCTCGACAACGAACGTCCGGCACACGAGGTGGACGTGGCATCGTTCCGCATCGGTCGGGTGCCGGTCACCAATGCCGAATGGCGCGAGTTCATCGACGACGGCGGCTATCGGCAGTCCCGTTGGTGGTCGGAACGTGGTTGGGCGCATCGCCAGGAGGCGGGCCTGACCGCACCCGAGTTCTGGGGGCCGGACGGCACCCGCACGCGGTTCGGCCACATCGAGACCGTCCCCGCCGACGAACCGGTACAGCACGTCACGTTCTTCGAAGCCGAGGCCTACGCGGCCTGGGCCGGGGCGCGGCTGCCCACCGAGATCGAGTGGGAGAAGGCCTGCGCGTGGGATCCGGCAGCCGGAGTTCGGCGCCGATTCCCGTGGGGCACTTCTGAACCCACCGAGGCACTGGCCAACCTCGGGGGCGAGGCTCGTCGGCCCGCCCCGGTGGGGGCGTACCCGGCCGGTGCGTCGGCCTACGGCGTCGAGCAGATGCTGGGCGACGTCTGGGAGTGGACCACCTCGCCGCTGCGGCCGTGGCCCGGCTTCACCCCGATGGTCTACGACCGCTACACCGAGCCGTTCTTCGACGGCGATTACCGGGTGCTGCGCGGAGGTTCGTGGGCGGTGTCCGCGGACATTCTGCGGCCGAGCTTTCGCAACTGGGACCATCCGATCCGGCGCCAGATCTTCTCGGGCGTGCGCCTGGCGTGGGACGCGTGA
- a CDS encoding Fur family transcriptional regulator — protein MTTVHAHDPKALLRAAGLRVTAPRVAVLQALADHPHSTADDVAGLARENLGSVSTQAVYDVLRACVNAGLVRRIEPAGSSARYETRAGDNHHHLVCRVCGVVADVDCAVGETPCLEPSDLAGFAVDEAEVVFWGICADCQVPTAG, from the coding sequence GTGACCACGGTGCATGCCCACGACCCCAAGGCTCTGTTGCGGGCTGCCGGGCTGCGCGTCACCGCGCCGCGGGTCGCGGTTCTCCAGGCGCTCGCCGACCATCCGCATTCGACTGCAGACGACGTGGCCGGTCTCGCTCGGGAAAACCTCGGTTCGGTGTCCACCCAGGCGGTCTACGACGTCCTGCGGGCCTGCGTGAACGCGGGTCTGGTCCGTCGCATCGAACCGGCCGGCTCCTCGGCGCGCTATGAGACCCGCGCCGGTGACAACCACCACCACCTGGTCTGCCGGGTGTGCGGGGTAGTTGCCGACGTCGACTGCGCCGTGGGGGAGACGCCCTGCCTGGAACCCTCTGACCTGGCCGGCTTCGCGGTCGACGAGGCCGAGGTCGTGTTCTGGGGTATCTGCGCCGATTGCCAGGTGCCCACCGCCGGTTAG
- a CDS encoding sensor domain-containing protein, translating to MRALTVGFGLAGLALALAAPAGARPSDPGVVSYAVMPKGSVGNIIGAPMGWESQFTVPFQGFSVDNPVCNNWADIGLPEVYNDPDLASFNGATTKTAADDDNHFVKQAIGVFATPEAADRAFRRVVDRTNGCSGQTTAMHLDNFVNEVWTFTGGAASDTNADWVKQEAGTDRRCFNTTRKRENVLLQAKVCQSGNAGPAVNVLAGAMQNTLGQ from the coding sequence ATGCGTGCCCTGACTGTCGGTTTCGGGCTGGCCGGTCTCGCGCTGGCATTGGCTGCACCTGCTGGTGCGCGCCCCTCGGATCCTGGTGTCGTGTCCTATGCCGTCATGCCCAAAGGTTCGGTGGGCAACATCATCGGCGCCCCGATGGGGTGGGAATCTCAGTTCACCGTCCCGTTCCAGGGGTTCTCGGTGGACAACCCGGTGTGCAACAACTGGGCGGACATCGGCCTGCCCGAGGTGTACAACGACCCGGACCTGGCGTCGTTCAACGGCGCCACCACCAAGACCGCGGCCGATGACGACAACCATTTCGTCAAACAGGCCATCGGGGTGTTCGCCACCCCCGAGGCCGCCGACCGCGCGTTCCGCCGGGTGGTCGACCGCACCAACGGCTGCTCGGGCCAGACCACCGCGATGCATCTGGACAACTTCGTCAACGAGGTGTGGACGTTCACGGGCGGGGCGGCGAGCGATACCAATGCCGATTGGGTGAAACAGGAAGCCGGCACCGACCGCCGCTGTTTCAACACCACCCGCAAACGGGAAAACGTGCTGCTGCAAGCCAAGGTGTGCCAATCCGGCAACGCCGGCCCGGCGGTCAACGTCCTCGCCGGCGCCATGCAGAACACGCTGGGGCAGTAA
- the egtC gene encoding ergothioneine biosynthesis protein EgtC, translating to MCRHLGWLGAPRSVASLMLDPPQGLLVQSYAPRRQKHGLMNADGWGAGFFDDAGVVRRWRSDKPLWGEASFASVAPVLSSRCVVAAVRSATIGMPIEPSASAPFTDGRWLLSHNGVVDRAVLPLTAAAESAVDSAILAAMIFARGMDVLGDTIVEVAALDPNARLNILAANGSRMIATTWGDTLSMLRQPDGVVLASEPYDDDPGWSDIPDRHLVTVAGADVELTPLKGSV from the coding sequence ATGTGCCGGCATCTCGGGTGGCTCGGGGCACCGCGTTCGGTGGCCTCGTTGATGCTGGACCCACCGCAGGGCCTGCTGGTCCAGTCCTATGCGCCGCGTCGGCAGAAGCACGGGCTGATGAACGCCGATGGTTGGGGCGCAGGGTTTTTCGACGACGCCGGGGTGGTGCGTCGCTGGCGCAGTGACAAGCCGTTGTGGGGTGAGGCCTCCTTCGCCTCGGTGGCACCGGTGCTGAGCAGTAGGTGTGTGGTCGCCGCCGTGCGTTCGGCCACCATCGGCATGCCGATCGAGCCCTCGGCCTCGGCCCCGTTCACCGACGGCCGGTGGCTGCTGTCGCACAACGGGGTGGTGGACCGGGCGGTGCTGCCGCTGACGGCGGCCGCCGAATCCGCCGTGGACAGCGCGATTCTGGCCGCGATGATCTTCGCGCGCGGCATGGACGTGCTGGGCGACACCATCGTCGAGGTGGCTGCCCTCGATCCCAACGCGCGGCTGAACATCCTGGCCGCCAACGGCTCTCGCATGATCGCCACCACATGGGGCGACACCTTGTCGATGCTGCGGCAGCCGGATGGTGTCGTGCTCGCCAGCGAACCCTATGACGACGATCCCGGCTGGTCCGACATCCCGGACCGCCACCTGGTCACCGTGGCCGGCGCCGACGTCGAGCTCACCCCACTGAAAGGTTCGGTATGA
- the egtA gene encoding ergothioneine biosynthesis glutamate--cysteine ligase EgtA, whose protein sequence is MAVPITADAACQPPVEFSSAEQAAAFIEAGCLHDGPVGLVGLEIEAHCFDLDDPLRRPGWDELSDAIATVPRLPGGSRITVEPGGAVELSGPPATGPSAAIAALTADRAVLRTEFVRRGLGLVLLGADPIRPTQRVNPGPRYQAMEQFFAASGSAEPGAAMMTSTASVQVNLDAGPRDEWAQRVRLAHALGPTMIAVTANSPMLGGQFTGWKSSRQRVWGQLDSARCGPVLGADGDDPASDWARYALRAPVMLVNSPDSVPVTNWVPFADWADGRAVLGGRRPTEADLEYHLTTLFPPVRPRRWLEIRYLDSVPDALWPAVVFTLTTLLDDPDAAAIATEATAPVATAWDRAARIGLADRRLQESAIACVSAAAERAPAELAESMRLLTRSVQEGRCPADDFSDWVVGHGIASAVSQLVKGEL, encoded by the coding sequence ATGGCAGTACCCATCACGGCTGATGCCGCTTGTCAGCCTCCCGTCGAGTTCAGCAGCGCCGAGCAGGCCGCTGCGTTCATCGAGGCGGGCTGCCTGCATGACGGGCCGGTAGGGCTGGTGGGCCTGGAGATCGAGGCGCACTGCTTCGACCTCGATGACCCGTTGCGCCGGCCGGGTTGGGACGAGCTCTCCGACGCCATCGCGACGGTGCCCCGGCTGCCCGGTGGCAGCCGCATCACCGTCGAACCCGGGGGCGCGGTCGAACTGTCCGGGCCTCCGGCCACCGGCCCCTCGGCGGCCATCGCCGCGCTGACGGCCGACCGGGCCGTCCTGCGGACCGAGTTTGTCCGCCGGGGCCTGGGCCTGGTTCTGCTCGGCGCCGATCCGATTCGCCCGACCCAGCGGGTCAATCCGGGCCCGCGCTATCAGGCCATGGAACAGTTCTTCGCGGCCAGCGGGTCTGCCGAGCCGGGCGCCGCGATGATGACGTCGACGGCGTCGGTACAGGTCAACCTCGACGCGGGCCCGCGTGACGAGTGGGCACAACGGGTACGTCTGGCCCATGCGCTCGGGCCCACGATGATCGCCGTCACGGCCAATTCGCCGATGCTCGGCGGGCAGTTCACCGGCTGGAAGTCCTCGCGGCAGCGGGTCTGGGGGCAGCTGGATTCCGCGCGCTGCGGGCCGGTGCTCGGTGCCGACGGCGACGATCCGGCCAGTGACTGGGCGCGGTATGCGCTGCGCGCGCCGGTGATGCTGGTCAACAGCCCTGATTCGGTTCCGGTGACCAACTGGGTGCCGTTCGCCGACTGGGCGGACGGGCGCGCGGTCCTCGGCGGTCGTCGCCCCACCGAGGCCGATCTTGAGTACCACCTGACCACGCTGTTTCCGCCGGTACGGCCCCGGCGCTGGTTGGAGATCCGCTATCTCGACAGCGTGCCGGATGCCCTGTGGCCGGCGGTGGTGTTCACGCTCACCACCCTGCTCGACGATCCGGATGCGGCCGCGATCGCCACCGAGGCCACCGCGCCGGTGGCCACCGCCTGGGACCGGGCGGCCCGGATCGGCCTGGCCGACCGGCGGTTGCAGGAATCGGCCATCGCATGCGTTTCGGCGGCCGCCGAGCGGGCACCGGCGGAGTTGGCGGAATCGATGCGGCTGTTGACGCGTTCGGTCCAGGAGGGACGCTGCCCGGCCGACGATTTCTCGGACTGGGTGGTGGGCCACGGAATCGCTTCTGCGGTGAGCCAACTGGTGAAAGGCGAGCTTTGA
- a CDS encoding aspartate-semialdehyde dehydrogenase: MVNIGVVGATGQVGQVMRTLLEERNFPASSVRFFASARSEGKKLTFRGQEIEVENSETADPSGLDIALFSAGATMSRVQAPRFAAAGAVVVDNSSAWRKDPEVPLVVSEVNFARDIGHRARSLPKGIIANPNCTTMAAMPVLRPLHEAAGLTRLIVSSYQAVSGSGLAGVEELASQTRAVVDGAEALVHNGSALEYPAPVKYVAPIAFNVIPLAGALVDDGSGETDEDQKLRNESRKILGIPDLAVSGTCVRVPVFTGHSLSINAEFAQPLSAERATELLSAAPGVKLVDVPTPLAAAGVDESLVGRIRQDPGVPDGRGLALFVSGDNLRKGAALNTIQIAELLAAEL, from the coding sequence ATGGTCAACATCGGTGTTGTCGGCGCGACCGGCCAGGTCGGCCAGGTCATGCGCACCCTGCTCGAGGAGCGGAACTTCCCCGCGAGCTCGGTCCGGTTCTTCGCCTCGGCGCGCTCCGAGGGCAAGAAGCTGACCTTCCGCGGCCAGGAGATCGAGGTCGAGAACAGCGAGACCGCCGACCCGTCGGGTCTCGACATCGCGCTGTTCTCCGCCGGTGCCACGATGTCGCGCGTGCAGGCCCCGCGGTTCGCCGCGGCCGGCGCCGTCGTCGTCGACAACTCGTCGGCCTGGCGCAAGGATCCCGAGGTGCCTCTCGTCGTCAGCGAGGTGAACTTCGCGAGAGATATCGGACACCGCGCTCGGTCTCTTCCGAAGGGCATCATCGCCAACCCGAACTGCACCACGATGGCCGCCATGCCGGTGCTGCGGCCGCTGCACGAGGCAGCCGGCCTGACCCGGCTGATCGTGTCGAGCTATCAGGCGGTGTCGGGCAGCGGGCTGGCCGGCGTCGAGGAGCTCGCATCGCAGACTCGCGCCGTGGTCGACGGCGCTGAGGCGCTGGTGCACAACGGCTCGGCGTTGGAGTACCCCGCGCCGGTCAAGTACGTCGCGCCCATCGCGTTCAACGTCATCCCGCTGGCCGGCGCGCTGGTCGACGACGGCTCCGGTGAGACCGACGAGGATCAGAAGCTGCGCAACGAGAGCCGCAAGATCCTGGGCATCCCGGATCTCGCGGTGAGCGGCACCTGTGTGCGGGTTCCGGTGTTCACCGGACACTCGCTGTCGATCAATGCCGAGTTCGCCCAACCACTTTCGGCGGAGCGCGCCACGGAGCTGCTGTCCGCTGCGCCGGGTGTCAAGTTGGTCGACGTACCGACCCCGCTGGCCGCGGCCGGTGTGGACGAGTCCTTGGTCGGCCGCATCCGGCAGGATCCGGGTGTGCCCGACGGGCGTGGTCTCGCGTTGTTCGTGTCCGGCGACAACCTGCGAAAAGGTGCCGCGCTGAACACTATCCAGATCGCCGAACTGCTGGCCGCCGAGCTCTGA